One Rosa chinensis cultivar Old Blush chromosome 3, RchiOBHm-V2, whole genome shotgun sequence DNA window includes the following coding sequences:
- the LOC112192231 gene encoding glutamate--tRNA ligase, cytoplasmic, with protein MELKSLSFPADNPPLSVLAAAKLAGTSLPTDASLAPDSPPVLHFSDGRNLRGVSALLRYFGRVSNLCGGDAFQDAQIVEWLEYAPVLSVGSAFENACKHLDEYLGSRTFLVDHSFSMADIAIWSGLAGAGLRWESLRKSKKYVNLTRWYGSILAEHGDALNQVTGAYVGKKGSAKSKENPASQQSKGVNVDVVKAGTNRGTFEVDLPEAEVGKVKLRFAPEPSGYLHIGHSKAALLNQYFAQRYQGQVIVRFDDTNPAKESNEFVDNLLKDIETLGIKYETVTHTSNYFPDLMQMAEKLINEGKAYVDDTPREEMQKQRMDGIESKCRNHSIDENLNLWKEMIAGSERGLQCCVRGKLDMQDPNKSLRDPVYYRCNPMPHHKIGSKYKVYPTYDFACPFVDSIEGITHALRSSEYHDRNAQYYRIQDDMGLRRVHLYEFSRLNMVYTLLSKRKLLWFVQNEKVNGWDDPRFPTVQGIVRRGLKVEALIQFILEQGASKNLNLMEWDKLWTINKKIIDPVCPRHTAVIEEGRVLLTLSNGPQKPFVRIIPRHKKYEGAGEKATTFTRSVWIDRADAELISVDEEVTLMDWGNAIVKKIEKDQDGNLALTGVLHLEGSVKTTKLKLTWLPEIDELVKLSLMEFDYLITKKKLEEGEDFLDVLNPYTEKETAALGDSNMRNLKRGDVLQLERKGYFRCDVPYLRPSKPIVLFAIPDGRQQAGLK; from the exons ATGGAGCTCAAGTCGCTTTCCTTCCCCGCCGACAACCCTCCGCTCTCAGTACTCGCGGCGGCCAAGCTCGCCGGGACTTCGCTCCCCACCGACGCCTCTCTCGCCCCCGATTCTCCTCCGGTTCTTCACTTCTCCGACGG GCGAAACCTGCGCGGCGTCTCGGCGCTTCTTCGTTATTTCGGTCGTGTTTCGAATCTGTGCGGCGGCGATGCGTTTCAAGATGCTCAGATTGTTGAGTGGCTTGAGTACGCTCCGGTGCTTTCAGTCGGCTCTGCTTTCGAGAACGCCTGCAAGCATTTAGATGAGTATTTGGGAAGCAGAACCTTCTTGGTTGATCATTCGTTTTCGATGGCCGATATCGCAATCTGGTCAGGCCTTGCAG GAGCTGGGCTTAGATGGGAGAGTTTGAGGAAGTCAAAGAAGTATGTAAATCTTACTAGGTGGTATGGTTCGATATTGGCGGAACATGGTGATGCATTGAATCAAGTAACAGGTGCGTATGTTGGCAAGAAAGGCTCAGCGAAATCGAAAGAGAACCCGGCCAGTCAGCAGTCGAAGGGAGTAAATGTAGATGTAGTGAAAGCAGGAACCAACAGGGGAACATTCGAGGTGGATCTTCCGGAGGCTGAGGTTGGAAAGGTGAAGTTGAGGTTTGCGCCGGAGCCGAGTGGTTATCTTCACATTGGGCACTCGAAAGCTGCGTTGTTGAATCAGTACTTTGCTCAGCGGTATCAAGGTCAGGTTATTGTGCGGTTTGATGATACAAATCCTGCTAAAGAAAGCAACGAGTTTGTGGATAATCTTCTCAAGGATATTGAGACTTTGGGCATCAAGTATGAGACGGTTACCCATACTTCAAATTACTTCCCTGATTTGATGCAAATGGCCGAGAAGCTGATTAATGAAGGTAAAGCATATGTCGATGATACACCTAGAGAGGAGATGCAAAAACAACGAATGGATGGGATTGAGTCAAAGTGTAGAAACCACAGCATAGATgaaaatttgaatttgtggAAGGAGATGATTGCAGGTTCAGAGAGGGGTCTGCAGTGTTGTGTTAGAGGGAAGCTGGATATGCAGGACCCTAATAAATCACTCAGAGATCCAGTTTATTATCGTTGCAATCCAATGCCACATCATAAGATTGGGTCCAAGTACAAGGTATACCCAACTTATGATTTTGCTTGTCCATTTGTTGATTCCATTGAAGGTATAACTCATGCACTTCGATCCAGTGAGTATCATGATCGCAACGCCCAGTACTATCGGATTCAAGATGATATGGGACTGAGAAGAGTGCATCTGTATGAGTTCAGTAGGTTGAACATGGTCTATACACTCCTCAGCAAGCGCAAGCTGTTGTGGTTTGTTCAAAATGAGAAGGTCAACGGATGGGATGATCCTCGATTTCCAACTGTTCAAGGAATTGTGCGTAGAGGTCTCAAAGTTGAAGCATTGATACAGTTCATTCTTGAGCAG GGGGCTTCAAAGAATCTGAATCTTATGGAATGGGACAAACTGTGGACAATTAACAAGAAGATTATTGATCCTGTATGCCCAAGACATACTGCCGTCATTGAAGAGGGACGAGTGTTGTTGACCCTCTCTAATGGCCCTCAGAAGCCATTTGTCCGCATAATACCTAGGCATAAGAAGTATGAAGGTGCTGGAGAAAAGGCAACAACATTCACAAGAAGCGTATGGATAGATCGAGCTGATGCAGAGTTGATATCAGTAGACGAGGAAGTGACATTGATGGATTGGGGGAATGCCATTGTTAAGAAGATTGAGAAAGACCAAGACGGAAATCTTGCGCTCACAGGGGTTTTGCATCTTGAAGGATCTGTGAAAACCACCAAATTGAAGCTTACCTGGCTGCCTGAAATAGATGAACTGGTTAAGCTCTCATTGATGGAGTTTGATTATCTGATAACAAAGAAGAAG